The genomic window GTGCTTTCCGATGACACGTCATCGCTGGCGGACGAATCGCTTTGCGATTGCTGGCCCGTTCGATCGGCGTTCGACGTACTAAACGCGGAAACTTCGCTGGCGACCGAATCGTCTTGGGAAACCAGGTCGTTACTCAAGAAATCAGCGGCTAACAACCGACGCATTTCCAGCGATTCGGTCCGTAGCCGACGCCGCGTCTGGGAACGTTTTCGAGACATGTTGACCTCTTCGTCGGGGGAGATGGAAAGCAGAAGAGCCGACTGCCCACGGCCGAGCCGATAGATCATGGCTCACTACTAACGGAAGGTTCCGCCGCAAGAATGTCACGGTACCTTCACAGCATCTCGATGGTTTCCGCCAACGTTTCTCAACCTGTCTCTAGTAATTCAGCGTCCCTCCTCGGCTCGGTTTTTGCCGTTCGTTCTTCCACCAATGGTCGGGACCTTCGGTTTCGATTTCCTGCCAGACTTCAAACAGCCGCTTTTTCATCTCGGCCGTTTTCTCCGGCATCGTCTCGGCCAGATCTTGTTCTTCCTTCCAGTCTTTCTGAATTTGATAAAGTTGAAACTCGGTCAGCGTGTCATTGCCGACCAGTTTCCAATCGCCGATCCGCAGCGCCACGCGATCGCCCGGTGGCGAAACATGCGTCCGCCAGAACAGCGGGACTTCGCGTGCGACAGGCTGGCCGGCAAATGCGGGCAGCATGCTGACACCATCGATAGTGCGGTCGTCGGGAAGTGGAATACCGGTGATATCCAATACGGTGGCAAAAATGTCGGTGCCCACAACGGGGACATCGCTAACCGTTCCGGGGCGGATGTGGCCCGGCCAGCGGGCAACTCCAGGCACGCGGATACCGCCCTCGTGGTCGCTGCGTTTATTGCCTCGCAACCCGCCCGACGAACCGCCAAAACGAGGAACCGGCCCATTGTCCGATGTAAAAATCAGCAGTGTGTTGTCGGCCACGCCAGCTTCGTCCAGCGCCCCCATCAGCTCTCCGAGCGCGTGATCCAGCTGGGTGATGTTCCCCATGTAGGTGCTGTTCTCGTGCCCATCATAGAGCTCGGCGAATTGAGGACCGGTGGCAATCGGAGAGTGGGGTTCGTGACACCAGACCGACAGCGCGAAGGGTTTGGACTCATCCCGCACCTCGCTGAGCCACCGCGCCGCTTCGGCGGCCACCAAGGGCGCGGAATAGCCTTGCAGTTCACCGACCGGCTGACCGTTGCGGACAAAGTTGCGGGGGTTGCGATGGCTCGGCTCCGCGTTATTGTGCGTCGCCATCCAGTAGTCGTAGCCATGATCGCCAGGTTGCGGATATTGGTCCGTGTTAAATTGCGACTTGGAATTGAGATGCCACTTGCCCACATGGCAGGTTTCGTAGCCGATCGATTTCAACAGCTTCGGATAGGTGATTTCACTGGCTCGCAGGTGAGCTTCATGGTTACCCGAGAGGTGACGATAGACGCCGTTGCGATACGGAGTCCGCCCGGTCAGGATTGCCGACCGTGAGGGCGAACACACGCCACACGCCGAATAACACTGCGTGAACTTCACGCCCTGCGACGCCAGCTTGTCGAGGTTTGGGGTTTGAATCAGAGGATGTCCGTAGGTGGCGGAATCGCCCCAGCCCATATCGTCGGCCAAGAAGACCACGATGTTGGGCTTTTTCGATGCGTCGGCTTCGGCGGCTGGCAACGCAGCAAGTGAAAGCAGTACCCCTAGCAATAGGCAAACGAGGGTGCGCATGTTTCGGTTCCCTTGGAGTTTCAGAAGTCGGCGTTTTATTGGGTCTCGAGCCGTGTTTGCTCGGCGGTCGCATCATCCACCAAACCGACCTTGGATAAATCCAAGGGCACAAAGCCCAATTGCAATGCCGGCGAATCGGGGCGTAGTCGAAAGTCGCCGTTTTGGGGATCCACAAACCTTGGATCGACCGCCAAGCTGTGCGCGTCGACTCCGGCTCGTTGCTGCTGCTCGAGCAGTTGTTCGCCGAGTTGCGGATTGGCGGCACAGAAGTAGAGATTGTGATCGGTGTCGGCCTGGCGGCTGAGCGCCAGTTGTCTGCCACGACGATCCTCCGTCGCGCGTCCCCGTCCGGGAGGCAATTCATCGATGAACGTGCAGGTGTCGGAGGAACTGTAGAAGATGTTTCGCTTGATCGCAGCCCCCGTCATCGGTCCTTCCCGCACGGCCAGATAATAGCCCCGCGGCGGCGCGATGATGTCGGCGACGATATTGTTTTCGCAGTGATTGTTCAGTTTCAAAATGATCCCCTGCGAGGTGCACTTATAAATCAAATTTTCCGCGATGGTCGTATCCATTTGCCCGCCATCGGTACGAATCGCCGCTTGCATGATCATCGGAGCCACCAGATGGTGGATGTAATTGCGACGGATTTTATTTCCCGCGCCGGCCCCGCGGATGTAGATCGCGTTGCCGTCGCCCAGCAACTCCATTGCATGTTGGATTTCGTTGTATTCGACCAGGTTGTCGTGGGTATGCAGGTAGGGACGCACATCCTCCAATTGCGGATTCCGCGGCAACCGAGCGATCTCGTGCCGCCGAATCGTTCGGCCCAGTTCCCTGCCCTGCCGTGTGAAAAAATCCGTCATGCAACCGGAAAGAATGATGGCGGTATAGGGCGTGTGATGCACCAGATTGTTGGCGATACGATTCTCACCGCTTTGCCAGACCATGATGCCGGGTGAGTGCGAATAGATTTGCCCGATGTGATGTATGTGGTTGTTGTAGACCAAGTTGTCCCCGTTGACGTCTTTTGTTCCCGGCCCATATCCGCACAGCAGAATTCCGGCGCCCCCCATGTGTTCGATCACATTGCCGGACAACGTATTGTGTTGTCCGTGCAGATCGACGCGGATCGCCCCACCGCCGCTGTGCGCGAACCGACACTGCTCCACGCGGCAGTTTTCGGTTCCTCGCAGACGCAGCAGAGCATTCGCTTTGTCATACATGTCCCAGTCGTGCTGCAAGCCGGCATCATTGGCGGCGATTTGGTAGCGTTCGCCATGCATGAACGTCAGGCCTCGGAAACACAGATTCCGGACCGGCGTGTCCTGGGGGCCTTGCTTGTCGACCTGGCCTTCGACGCGAATCAATTCGGTCAGCGTGGGAGCGAACACGGGCGAGCCGTTCCGCGGCCACCGATACAGTTTGCCTTGCTGCGTATTCAGCACCCACTCGCCCGGTTGATCAAGTCCCTCCAGCGTGTTTTCGACCCAGCAGGAGTCCGTGGTCTTGAGAAAATGCAGGAGATTCATCGCATAGGTGGCATCGATCGCAGTGTGCGCGATCTGCTGCGTTTCGTCGACCGATGCCAGGGGCAGGACATTCACGATCCAGGCGTGATGCGGACGCACGACGATTTCCACATCCTCTACATTGGCCCAATCCTTCAACGTGCCGGGCGGACAGTGCAGTCGGCTACGACTGCCGCCCCTAAGCGGAATAAAACCGGCCGAGCGGGCACGCGGCAGCAGACCTTGTTCGTCGTACAGAGTTAAAAAGCGATCCGAAACGTCCGCCACCAACAGCTTGCCGCGAGCGACCGCCGGCAAGCCGGGCAGGTCTTCGCTTACTTTTTGCCAGCCGCCGATCTCTCGGCCGGAACTCAGCACCGGAGTTTCACCGGGATAGGCGGCGTAGGTGATCGTGGTCTCACCGACGCCGCCATCGGCGAGAGAGAACACTAGGGTGTTGTGCAGTTGGTAACGTCCCCCGCGAAGCAGCACCACGATGTCGGTTGATTTGGACTGCTTCAAATCTCGCACGGCATCTCGAGCCCGCTGCAGCGTGGCGAAGGGACCGTCAGTGCGCCCGGGGTTCGCGGCGGCCAAAGTTCCCGACCAATCGTCGCGACCATCGGGGGCCACGAAGAAATCCGCCTGCGGTTCAGCCGCACCGCTCAGACGGACAGCCAGCACGACGCACAGCAACACCAACCCGTGAAACTTCATCGCGCACTTCTCCTCGATAGTTGAATACGGCAGCGTTAGCCCTTGCCGGCGTCCTTGCGACGTTGTTTGGGCTGCCCGCTTGCCCGATTCGCAACGCTCTTTTCAGCGATCGGAACGTGGCGATCGAACAGCGTCCCGTAGCGTTGGTAGTTGTTGTAGTCGACGGCCTGTTGTTTCCACTTCGCCAGTTCTTGATCGTAGCGCTTGCGCATGGCATCGAGCGTCGTGGCGTGGTCCGGGTTATTGGCCAGGTTCTCCAGCTCCAACGGATCATGCAATGTGTCGAACAACTCTTCGGCCGGATCCATGGTGTCATCGCCGTACCACCAATAGGTGTATTTATATTGCCGGGTCAAACAAGTCAGACTGTGCGTTGGCAGCGGACCAAACACGTTGATAAACGACAACTGCTCGTGGCCTCCCTGATCCGCTTGCTGCAACAGCCCCGTCAAGCTTTTGCCGTCCATGTTGGCGGGAATTGGCAGGCCCGCCAGATCCAGGATCGTGGGAGCAAAATCGATGTTGCCGGTCAGCCGATCACAGCGAATCTGTTTGCCGTTCAAGGGGCTGCGAGGATCGTAAATCATCAGCGGCACGCGTGAGGATTCTTCCATCGGCAGGACTTTGGAACCATAACCATGCGCACCGCAGATATAGCCGTTATCGCTGGTGTAGATTACGACCGTATTGTCCGCGACGCCTTGCTTGTTCAACTCCTCGCGAATCATCCCCAGCGCCACGTCGATGCCATACACCTGCTGATGGTACTTGGCCATTTCGCCGTCGTAGTCGCTATCGTATTTCCACTCGGTGAAACGCGGGTATTGCCGTCCTTGTTTGCTTTGCGGGGCCAGATGTTCTGCGAATGCTCGCCCGAAGTTGGCAGGCTTGGTGAATTGTTTTCCCCGGTACACGGAATTAAAGCGGGGATCGGGAATCGCCGGCTTGTGCGGAGCTTTGAAACTGATCGACAGGCAGAACGGTTTCTGCTGCTTGCTGGCCTGGCGAATTACATCTTGCCCAAACGCGCCGTAGGACAAGGTCGAATGGGGGTACTGAGCAGCGTACTTCTGCATCGACTTGTTTCTCGCCGTAGCGTATTCGGTTTGCCCCGGACCGCCGCCCCAAAAATCAAAGTCGTCTTCGCACAGTCCTTTACCTTCGACCACGATGCCGAACTTGCCGGCAAACGCCGTCAGATACCCGGCTTCACGCAGCAACACCGGATAAGATTTCTGCCACACTTCGGGTCGCATATTTCCATGACTGAAATTGCAACCCGTTTTGTATTCGTACATGCCCGTAAACACATTGGCTCGGCTGGCCATACAGATGGCCGTGGTGTTGTAGTGTTTGTCAAACACCACGCCATCGCGAGCCAGTTGATCCATATTGGGCGTCTGCACGTCCGGGTTTCCATAACACCCGACCGAATAGGTGTTTTGGTCGTCGGCGAACAGGAACACGATATTTGGCGGCGAGTCGTGTTCTTCAGCCGCGAAGCTCGTGGAAACCAGATTCGCCTGACACAGCAACCAAGCGGCTGTCAGCAGCAAGAGTTTGTGGTGATGCATGATGGACGGGTTGTATGAACAAGGGGTTGGGACTGGAGTGAAACCGTTTCGGAACGTTCGCGACGCCCCGTTTAGGGGTCGAGAGGCGCAACGTCGAAACGTTGGATGAAGGGCAAAAATCCCTGGCGTCTTCCGATGTGCACGCCCCACTGGATCCGTTGACCGTTGTTGGAGTCCGTAAAAGCTTCGGGACGAAAAGCGCCGGCCGCATGAGGCACGTTTTGCACAGCATGGGTTTTCGAAAAGTGAATGCCATCTTCAGCGTATACGATCGAACGCACCCACTCTTTGGGACCGGTTGTGCCAATCATAGCCGCCACGCCGTCGCCCTGGGGCCAGACCAAAACTTCGTGATTGCCCGGGATCACCGGATTGCCTTTGTATCTGACGTACGGCCCCTGAGGCTGATCGGCGATCGCCAGCCCCAACTTGGTTTGCCCCGGGCCTTTCCCCAGCTGACGTCCTTTGTAATAGAACCAGTACTTTCCGTCTCGCACGATCAGACAGGCGTCGTCGACCAAGTGGCTATCAAAATCCTCACGGTTGTCGCTGTTGGTTAACGCGGGATTGGAATCCAGACGCTGCCAGGGTCCGGCCGGCGAATCCGACACGGCGATCCCGATTTTGGAATCCGGATTAAAGCCTTTGCGAAACTTGCGTGAGGTGCCGGTATAGAACAACCAGTAGCGTCCCTGGGCGACCAGCATGTTGGGCGTAAACACGCTGGCCCCTTCCCAGCTGCCCGGCTGACCTTTTCCCAGCGCCATGCCTTGCTCGGTCCAGTCACGGCCGTCGGGCGAAGTGGCATACCACACGGTGGCGTCGTAGCCTGGCGAAATGGTGCCCTTGGAATACCAGACATAATAAAGTTCATCGACTTTGATAATGTCACTGGGGTCTCGGCGCATCACGCCCTGCTGGGCCCCGATACCATCCACGTCCGAGTAGGTCACCTTCAAGGTTTTAACATCAACCTCAGAGGCCGATCCCGAATCGTCCGCCAACACGAAGACAACACCGGGTGGTGGTTCCGCGGCCACGGCGGATGCCCAGCCGATCGTAATCAGTGTCGAGGTCAGGGCGACATGCAACGGGCGGCAAGCGGGTTTTGAACTCATTGGGGCTTCCTCTGTCGCTTGTTCTTTTGCTTCTTGGGGGTGGTTTTCGATTCGCTGGAAAGCGTGCGACGCGACGCGTCGAAGCTGCGGGCATTTGCACCGAAACGATCGTGGTCCCCCACGTCTTGTTTCGCCCATTCCGCCAGCCTCATCAATTCCGCGACCGTTTCCGGGTGCTGGGACGAAACGTCGGTGGTTTCGCCGATATCGGCTTGCAGATCGTACAGCTGCGGCGTCTGAATGCGGACGGCATCGGCCTTGTCGACATGCCGGCGCCATTTCGATCCGATACCGCTGCCAACCGGTTCGGTATGCGGCAACATCAATTTCCAACGCCCCGAGCGAACGGCGCGAAGGCAATCGTGCTGGTAATAGAAAAAGCTGCGTTGCAGCGTGTCGGCACTGCCGTGCATCCATGATGAAATGTCGACCCCATCGATGACGCGGTCCGAGGGAGCGGCACCGCCCGACAGCGCGGCCAACGTGGGCATCAGGTCAATCGTTGCCGTCACCTCGTGGCATTCCGCTGCGGCCGGGATTCGCCCCGGGGCACGCATCACACAAGGCACCCGCAAACCGCCTTCCCAACAGGACGTTTTGGCGCCCCGCAAAGGCGCCGCATGGCCGCCATGCTCGCCGCGCAGCCGCCACGGTCCGTTGTCGCTGGTGAAGATGATGTAGGTGTTGTCGTCCAACCCCAATTGCTGCACCTTGTCCAGCACCCGCCCGACGTGGAAGTCAATTTCTTCGATCACGTCGCCGTACAGGCCGCCGGCCGACTTGCCGCGAAACGCCTGCGAAGCGGCCAGTTTGGTGTGCGGCATGGTATGGGCCAGATACACAAAAAACGGCGTCTGCTTGTTGCGTTCGATAAACGCGAGCGCCTCGTCGGTGTAGCGTTTGGTCAGCGTCGACATGTCGACGTCCGTTTCCAACAGCTCCGAATTGCGAATCAGATTGACCGACTGGTCATTGCTGCCGGGCGTACCGAAGTAGTAGTCGAATCCCTGATGCTGCGGTAATAACTCCGGCTTGTAGCGAACCTGGCGGTGTCCCGCCAAATCCCATTTTCCAATCGCCGCCGTCGCGTAGCCTTGCGGCTTGAGAACCTCGGCGATCGTGACCTCACTGCGATGCAATTCCGGATGAATCGAATCCGGATCGGCGTGCCGAGCCACACGCAAAGGGTAACAGCCGGTCAGTAGAGCCGCCCGCGAAGGTCCGCAGACGGTTTGCGCATAAAAATTGGTGAACCGCATGCCCTCCTGGGCCAGCTGGTCGATTCGCGGCGTACGAATCTCGGGCGAACCGAAACACCCCAGGTCCTGATAGCCTTGATCATCGGTAAAGATGATGATGAAGTTGGGACGGGCGGCGACGCCGGCGGAGGCGAACAGCCAAGTCCAACCGACCGATAATGCCGCCCAGGCAATGACCCAGCGTTTGAATAAACTCATGGTGTTAGTCCAGTCGATTGGTTGGTCTGCCGCTTACGGCGGTTGGGTTTGTTATTGGCTCGGCCGTTTTTTTTGAAATCCGGATGTCTCTTCAACCGCTCCGCCCGGATGGCCTCTCGGGTGCTCGCATCCACCGACGCCCAGTCTTTGCCGTGACTGATGATCGGGGCATTTGTAACCACGGATCCGGTTGGTCGTTGGCCACTGCCCCGCCGCATGAACTCTCCCAGCTCGCCGCGTGTATCCTCCGCCATGCGAACCATCTGTTGCACGATCTGGGGATGGGCCGCGGCCACGTCCTGCGATTCAGCAACATCCGCTTGCAGGTTGTAGAGCACGGGTGATTGCCGATTGGTAAAAGCGCTGTTCTTGTCCCAGAAGGGCAACTGTTTGCGAGTTCGGGGCAGGTGCAATTTCCAATCGCCGTAACGAACCGCTTGCAGGTTCTCGCAGTTGTAATAGAAGAAGGGCTGATTCTCCGCTCGCGCCAACTCACCGCCGGTCAGCAGTGGTACCAGGCTGACCCCGTCGTACACTCGATCGGTGGGCAACGTCCCGCCGCTGACTTCCGTCAATGTCGGGAACACGTCCATGGCCACCACCGGCGTATCGGACTCGCGGCCCTGCTTGATCATCGCGGGCCAATGCAAGATGAAAGGCACACGATGTCCGCCTTCAAAACTGACATACTTAGTGCCGCGATAGGGCGCGGCGTATTGCGGTTTCACCGGGCCGTTATCGGACGTGAAGATAATGATCGTGTTGTCCGCGATGCCGGTCTCTCGCAGCGTCTGGACGATTTCCCCGACGCCCCAATCCAGTTCCTGCAGCACGTCGCCACGGACACCGTCCTGGGAGGAACCCACGAAGTCTTTGCCCGCTTTGTAAGGCGTATGCGGATAGTTGTGAGCGAAATACAGAAAAAACGGTTGCTCGCCGTGTTGCTTGATAATCTGGACCGCTCGGTCGGTATATCGACGAGTCAACTGAGCCAAAGGAGTCCGGTCTTCGATTTTGTTTTCGCCATCAAAAAACTCGGCTGAGTGCGCCGCATTGTTGGGCATCCCGTAGTAGTGCTCAAAGCCATGGCGGAAAGGATGAAACTCCGGCTCTTTGCCCAGATGCCATTTGCCGATCATGAAGGTCTGATAGTTCTGTTTCTGGAACTGTTCGGCCAACGTAATTTCATCGGGATGCAAGCCCAGAAACCAGTGTTCATCGCGAATCGGGTTGATGCCCATGTACAGCCCGCAGCGCTGTGGATAGGCCCCGGTCAGGAACGCCGCTCGCGAGGGCGAACAGATCGATGCCGCGGTGTGAAAATCCGTAAACTTGATGCCCTCAGCCGCCAGAGCGTCGATGTGGGGTGTGTCGACCTTGCTGGCTCCATAGCAACTGACATCCGCATACCCCAAGTCATCGGTTAAGAAGAAGATGACGTTGGGACGCTGCGGGAGGTCCGCAAAGCCGAAGCGCGGACTCAACACCCAGCACAGCACGCTCAACACAATCAGACAACCGGTGGCTCTCATTGCTTGTTCCTGTTCTGGGGACGATTGCGATTTCGCTGTTCCGGGGGCACGTTCTGAGGCCGATACGTTTGCAAAAGTTGCTGCATCTGTTTGACGACCGCGGGATACTGGTTGTAAACGTTCTGGGTTTGATACATGTCATTTTCCAGATCGTACAGCTGCGCGGGTGGCGCCCCGGGTTTGAGCTTGCCGTTTTTCAGGTCGCTGTTGACGCTGCCAACAAAGGCCGCCGCTGGCGGTCCGCCCCAAGCATGGTGCTGAGGCTTGGAGCCGCCGAAGCCGCCACTGCCCCGAGCGCCGATGTACATCCACTTGCCTTTGCGAATGGCCAGATGAGAGGGTTTGTGAGCCGCCAGCACGAGTTCCTCACGCAGGGCCGCCGTTGGTTCACCGAGCAGCGCTGGCAGCATATTAATACTGTCCGATTCCGATGCATCGCCGCTGCCCTGCCCCGTCAACGCCTTGAAGGTGGCCAACATATCGACGTTGCACAGCAGCT from Roseimaritima ulvae includes these protein-coding regions:
- a CDS encoding sulfatase-like hydrolase/transferase, with the protein product MRTLVCLLLGVLLSLAALPAAEADASKKPNIVVFLADDMGWGDSATYGHPLIQTPNLDKLASQGVKFTQCYSACGVCSPSRSAILTGRTPYRNGVYRHLSGNHEAHLRASEITYPKLLKSIGYETCHVGKWHLNSKSQFNTDQYPQPGDHGYDYWMATHNNAEPSHRNPRNFVRNGQPVGELQGYSAPLVAAEAARWLSEVRDESKPFALSVWCHEPHSPIATGPQFAELYDGHENSTYMGNITQLDHALGELMGALDEAGVADNTLLIFTSDNGPVPRFGGSSGGLRGNKRSDHEGGIRVPGVARWPGHIRPGTVSDVPVVGTDIFATVLDITGIPLPDDRTIDGVSMLPAFAGQPVAREVPLFWRTHVSPPGDRVALRIGDWKLVGNDTLTEFQLYQIQKDWKEEQDLAETMPEKTAEMKKRLFEVWQEIETEGPDHWWKNERQKPSRGGTLNY
- a CDS encoding right-handed parallel beta-helix repeat-containing protein is translated as MKFHGLVLLCVVLAVRLSGAAEPQADFFVAPDGRDDWSGTLAAANPGRTDGPFATLQRARDAVRDLKQSKSTDIVVLLRGGRYQLHNTLVFSLADGGVGETTITYAAYPGETPVLSSGREIGGWQKVSEDLPGLPAVARGKLLVADVSDRFLTLYDEQGLLPRARSAGFIPLRGGSRSRLHCPPGTLKDWANVEDVEIVVRPHHAWIVNVLPLASVDETQQIAHTAIDATYAMNLLHFLKTTDSCWVENTLEGLDQPGEWVLNTQQGKLYRWPRNGSPVFAPTLTELIRVEGQVDKQGPQDTPVRNLCFRGLTFMHGERYQIAANDAGLQHDWDMYDKANALLRLRGTENCRVEQCRFAHSGGGAIRVDLHGQHNTLSGNVIEHMGGAGILLCGYGPGTKDVNGDNLVYNNHIHHIGQIYSHSPGIMVWQSGENRIANNLVHHTPYTAIILSGCMTDFFTRQGRELGRTIRRHEIARLPRNPQLEDVRPYLHTHDNLVEYNEIQHAMELLGDGNAIYIRGAGAGNKIRRNYIHHLVAPMIMQAAIRTDGGQMDTTIAENLIYKCTSQGIILKLNNHCENNIVADIIAPPRGYYLAVREGPMTGAAIKRNIFYSSSDTCTFIDELPPGRGRATEDRRGRQLALSRQADTDHNLYFCAANPQLGEQLLEQQQRAGVDAHSLAVDPRFVDPQNGDFRLRPDSPALQLGFVPLDLSKVGLVDDATAEQTRLETQ
- a CDS encoding sulfatase family protein — its product is MHHHKLLLLTAAWLLCQANLVSTSFAAEEHDSPPNIVFLFADDQNTYSVGCYGNPDVQTPNMDQLARDGVVFDKHYNTTAICMASRANVFTGMYEYKTGCNFSHGNMRPEVWQKSYPVLLREAGYLTAFAGKFGIVVEGKGLCEDDFDFWGGGPGQTEYATARNKSMQKYAAQYPHSTLSYGAFGQDVIRQASKQQKPFCLSISFKAPHKPAIPDPRFNSVYRGKQFTKPANFGRAFAEHLAPQSKQGRQYPRFTEWKYDSDYDGEMAKYHQQVYGIDVALGMIREELNKQGVADNTVVIYTSDNGYICGAHGYGSKVLPMEESSRVPLMIYDPRSPLNGKQIRCDRLTGNIDFAPTILDLAGLPIPANMDGKSLTGLLQQADQGGHEQLSFINVFGPLPTHSLTCLTRQYKYTYWWYGDDTMDPAEELFDTLHDPLELENLANNPDHATTLDAMRKRYDQELAKWKQQAVDYNNYQRYGTLFDRHVPIAEKSVANRASGQPKQRRKDAGKG
- a CDS encoding family 43 glycosylhydrolase, with amino-acid sequence MSSKPACRPLHVALTSTLITIGWASAVAAEPPPGVVFVLADDSGSASEVDVKTLKVTYSDVDGIGAQQGVMRRDPSDIIKVDELYYVWYSKGTISPGYDATVWYATSPDGRDWTEQGMALGKGQPGSWEGASVFTPNMLVAQGRYWLFYTGTSRKFRKGFNPDSKIGIAVSDSPAGPWQRLDSNPALTNSDNREDFDSHLVDDACLIVRDGKYWFYYKGRQLGKGPGQTKLGLAIADQPQGPYVRYKGNPVIPGNHEVLVWPQGDGVAAMIGTTGPKEWVRSIVYAEDGIHFSKTHAVQNVPHAAGAFRPEAFTDSNNGQRIQWGVHIGRRQGFLPFIQRFDVAPLDP
- a CDS encoding sulfatase family protein, with protein sequence MSLFKRWVIAWAALSVGWTWLFASAGVAARPNFIIIFTDDQGYQDLGCFGSPEIRTPRIDQLAQEGMRFTNFYAQTVCGPSRAALLTGCYPLRVARHADPDSIHPELHRSEVTIAEVLKPQGYATAAIGKWDLAGHRQVRYKPELLPQHQGFDYYFGTPGSNDQSVNLIRNSELLETDVDMSTLTKRYTDEALAFIERNKQTPFFVYLAHTMPHTKLAASQAFRGKSAGGLYGDVIEEIDFHVGRVLDKVQQLGLDDNTYIIFTSDNGPWRLRGEHGGHAAPLRGAKTSCWEGGLRVPCVMRAPGRIPAAAECHEVTATIDLMPTLAALSGGAAPSDRVIDGVDISSWMHGSADTLQRSFFYYQHDCLRAVRSGRWKLMLPHTEPVGSGIGSKWRRHVDKADAVRIQTPQLYDLQADIGETTDVSSQHPETVAELMRLAEWAKQDVGDHDRFGANARSFDASRRTLSSESKTTPKKQKNKRQRKPQ
- a CDS encoding sulfatase family protein, whose product is MRATGCLIVLSVLCWVLSPRFGFADLPQRPNVIFFLTDDLGYADVSCYGASKVDTPHIDALAAEGIKFTDFHTAASICSPSRAAFLTGAYPQRCGLYMGINPIRDEHWFLGLHPDEITLAEQFQKQNYQTFMIGKWHLGKEPEFHPFRHGFEHYYGMPNNAAHSAEFFDGENKIEDRTPLAQLTRRYTDRAVQIIKQHGEQPFFLYFAHNYPHTPYKAGKDFVGSSQDGVRGDVLQELDWGVGEIVQTLRETGIADNTIIIFTSDNGPVKPQYAAPYRGTKYVSFEGGHRVPFILHWPAMIKQGRESDTPVVAMDVFPTLTEVSGGTLPTDRVYDGVSLVPLLTGGELARAENQPFFYYNCENLQAVRYGDWKLHLPRTRKQLPFWDKNSAFTNRQSPVLYNLQADVAESQDVAAAHPQIVQQMVRMAEDTRGELGEFMRRGSGQRPTGSVVTNAPIISHGKDWASVDASTREAIRAERLKRHPDFKKNGRANNKPNRRKRQTNQSTGLTP